The following nucleotide sequence is from Bacillota bacterium.
AATCCCCCCAGGCACATGACCGCTTACGCCTCTCAATTGTCTGCGTTGTGATTGCGGAATACGCATCCTGTGCAAGAGGCTGTCCGTGTGCCGCAAAACCTTGCGCAGGTGTACAAGTACTCCGCCGAGTAAGCCGCGAAGGGCGATGAGCGGCTTCCGCCTGCTCTTCGCCCTTCTCAAACCTGCAATGCCAGTCCGGCATACTCAAGACTTTCCCCAACAGAACTTTGGCTGGGCCTGGCTTACTTGGCCAGAAGCCCTGGCAGGAACGTAGACAGAGCCGGCCAGAAAGTCACGACTAGCAGTGCAAACAGGAGTGGAATGTAGTAGGGCATGGATCTCTTGGTCAACCGCTCAGGGGAGACTTTGGCTATGTCTGACACTATGTAGAGAGACGCCCCCACGGGAGGGGTGACTACGCCTATCATCAGGCCGAACACCATCCATACTCCCAGATGCACCATGTCTATCCCAAGAGACCGCGCGACCTGGACCATTATAGGAGTGAGTATCAACAGTCCTGATGTTGCCGGTAAGAAACAGCCGACCACGAGGAAGATCAAGTCGACGACAAGAAGGATTACCACTCTGCTGGACGTGACGGAATAGAGGGCTGCAATGAACAACTCGGGGAGCCGCTCAAGAGTCAACACCCAGGCAAACAGCTGCCCTGCCGCAAGAATCAGCATTACTACTCCTGTAGACACTATCGTGTTCTTGAATATGCGAGGCACATCTTTGACGCCGACCTCTCTGTATGCAGCCGCCAGCACGACACAGTAGACCACTGCGAGCGCCGCCGCCTCAGTCGCAGTCACTATCCCAAGCAGAATGCCGCTGAGTATGAGGACGGGAGCCAGCATAGGGAATAGCGCTTCGCGGAAAGCACGGATCACACCCGCCAGTGACTGCCTGGGGCGCACTGGGCAGTGCTCCCTGCCTGTGACCGCAAGGAAGTAGACGAATATCATGAGGGAAAGACCTAGCAGCAGCCCCGGAAGCAGACCCCCCGCGAACAGCTTCGCCACGGACACGTCGGTGATGCCGCTGTACAGGACCAGGTGGATGCTCGGGGGGATGATAGGTCCGAGCATGGACGAGACAGCGGTGATTGTGGCCGAGAATTCTCTATCATATCCTTCTTCAACCATGGCCTGTATCTCAATCCTGCCCAGACCTGCAGCGTCTGCCGAAGAGGACCCGGATATGCCCGCAAATATCATACTGGCGAGGATGTTGACATGCGCCAGTCCGCCCGGAATGTGTCCGGCCAAACCACGGGCGAAACCAAAGAGACGCCTTGTGATCCCTCCAGTATTCATGATCTCTCCTACCAGGATATA
It contains:
- a CDS encoding TRAP transporter large permease, translating into MILMWFVFAVGLAAKIPVAFVLILSAAGYILQKGISLTVIAQQLGNSISGYTLIAVPLYILVGEIMNTGGITRRLFGFARGLAGHIPGGLAHVNILASMIFAGISGSSSADAAGLGRIEIQAMVEEGYDREFSATITAVSSMLGPIIPPSIHLVLYSGITDVSVAKLFAGGLLPGLLLGLSLMIFVYFLAVTGREHCPVRPRQSLAGVIRAFREALFPMLAPVLILSGILLGIVTATEAAALAVVYCVVLAAAYREVGVKDVPRIFKNTIVSTGVVMLILAAGQLFAWVLTLERLPELFIAALYSVTSSRVVILLVVDLIFLVVGCFLPATSGLLILTPIMVQVARSLGIDMVHLGVWMVFGLMIGVVTPPVGASLYIVSDIAKVSPERLTKRSMPYYIPLLFALLVVTFWPALSTFLPGLLAK